In Gossypium hirsutum isolate 1008001.06 chromosome A10, Gossypium_hirsutum_v2.1, whole genome shotgun sequence, the DNA window CAAAGCTGAACTACAGAGGTTGAACATTTCCATGGTGTTGCATAATGAGTTTGTTGGAAAGGGCATGGCTGATAACCCGATGAACTCGGTTTTCGTCCCGATGACACGTTCTGTGGAACAATCTCTGATACAAACTGTTGGCATTACCAAGATGGGTGTTTACGTCGAAGCTAGCAGTGGATTCGGACAGTCCCAGGACAGCATTCATTGTCATCATGGATTGTTGTCTGCTGAGATAGGGCAACTCTCAACAGTTCCACCAAAGCAAAGAACACGACAAGCCATTGAAGAATTCATCAAAAGGAAACGAGACCTTCCACGTGAGGCTTTCAAGGGAGGTTTCATTTTAGAGAAGATTGCAATGCCCCTTTCCACTGGCCACCTCAACCTAATCAACACAAACATCGACAACAACCCTTCGGTTACCTTCAACTACTTCGGCCACCCCCGCGACCTACGCAGATGCGTCAATGGGATCCGGATGGCTGCCAAGGTTATACAATCGGACCGATTCACGAACTTCACCAAGTGTGACAAACCGACCGTAGAGAAGCTTCTTAACATGAGTGTCAAGGCTAACATTAACCTTATACCCAAGCATACTAATGACACCAAGTCCCTAGAACAGTTCTGCAAAGACACTGTAATCACAATCTGGCATTACCATGGAGGGTGCCTTGTTGGGAAGGTGGTGGACCCTAACCACAAAGTTCTTGGAACCAGAAGACTCCGGATCGTGGATGGCTCCACATTTAGTGAATCCCCCGGAACTAACCCTCAAGGCACTGTCTTGATGATGGGCAGGTAAGCATTGAAGGCACATTTGATTAGTAACACAAAGCATTAATCAACTATGTACAAAAGTGGTAGGGCAAGGGCACACACtcattttctttttggatttatGCAGATATATGGGAGTCAAGATTTTGAGACGAAGACTAGGCAAAGCTGCTGGTGTGTAAGGACCGGCGTTTGTTTGTGGTAGTAGTGGGAGTAGGAAATGAAATGTGATAACTTTGTAGAGAAATAGGAAATTTGGTGTTTTCTTTTGATTTGTGCTGTTTATTTTTCTGTCATGTTGACTGTGCTCTACTAATGGTTGGTGCCAAGATTGATGAGAAgtcaaaaaaagggaaaaatattttcGGACATTAGGCTTAGCTATGTGTTTGCTTTTGATGTTTTCAGTGTCCTATAATCAGAGATTTAAGGTTCCATACTTTGATCCTTTTTATACCTTTGAAGC includes these proteins:
- the LOC107897399 gene encoding protein HOTHEAD isoform X2 translates to MPTSPSSETSTSPWLTLPQPLLPNLSFPPMVLLMLGLGFWVVALALMLAFIPELTQSIFLRRVGWDARLVNESYPWVEKQVVHQPKLAPWQDAFKDSLLDVGVSPYNGFTYDHIYGTKVGGTIFDRFGRRHTAAELLASANPKMLTVLVYAPVQKVLFDKSAGKRPKAMGVMFKDENGNQHQAFLTNNRRSEVILSCGAIGTPQLLMLSGIGPKAELQRLNISMVLHNEFVGKGMADNPMNSVFVPMTRSVEQSLIQTVGITKMGVYVEASSGFGQSQDSIHCHHGLLSAEIGQLSTVPPKQRTRQAIEEFIKRKRDLPREAFKGGFILEKIAMPLSTGHLNLINTNIDNNPSVTFNYFGHPRDLRRCVNGIRMAAKVIQSDRFTNFTKCDKPTVEKLLNMSVKANINLIPKHTNDTKSLEQFCKDTVITIWHYHGGCLVGKVVDPNHKVLGTRRLRIVDGSTFSESPGTNPQGTVLMMGRYMGVKILRRRLGKAAGV